A window of Ruminiclostridium herbifermentans genomic DNA:
TTCTCGAGATGTAAAGCATATTTATTATACAGTTTAAAAGCCGTTATGAAAAGAAGCTGGAAGAACAATATTATTAAGTTATTTCAATTGAGTTATTTCAGCATCAATAGTCATATTTGATTTTTTCTTAATAATGTGATAATTTATAAAACTGCAGAAAATATAAAGATAAAATATGGTTATATACTTGGCAATGGTATATAATGCTTATAGGAAAAATGCTCAACATTAAAATGGTTTAATTATTATAATTTTCGATATAAATTTAAGTATGGGCAAAGCAAAAACTAATAGAAAAAGAGGATTGTATTAAATGAATTCAAGCACAATAGAATATCTAAAGAAAAATTTTGAAATAGACGATAAGGTTATTGAAATGGCAGAGCAGGCAGAGAAGGATGCAAAGCTTGTATTTGAACGTATAGATGAAATTAAGCAAATAAATCAGCTAAAAGTAATTAAGGCAATGCAGGATAATAAACTCAGCGATTCACATTTTAATGGAACAACGGGCTATGGCTATGACGACAGAGGAAGAGATGTGTTAGACAGCGTATATGCTGATGTGTTTTGTGCTGAGGACGCACTTGTAAGACATCATATTGTTTCAGGAACTCAAGCATTAGCATTGTGTCTGTTTGGAAATTTAAGACCAGGTGATGAACTGGTTGCTGTTACAGGAAAGCCATATGATACACTTGAAGAGGTAATTGGCATTAGGGGAGAAAACTGTGGTTCCCTGAAAGAATTTGGAGTAACCTACAAACAGGTGAACTTAATGCCGGATGGCAAACCTAATTTAGAGCAAATTAAAGCTACTGTTTCTCCTAAAACAAAAATGGCTATGATTCAGCGCTCTAGAGGCTATTCATGGAGAGATGCACTGTGCATTGAGGATATAAAAAATATAGTTGATACTATTAAAGCAATAAATACAGATATTATTATAATGGTGGACAATTGCTACGGTGAATTTGTTGAAGAGGTTGAGCCAACTCAAGTTGGAGCAGATATTATTGCAGGTTCACTTATTAAAAATCCCGGGGGTGGACTGGCAGTTACAGGAGGCTATATTGCTGGAAAGCGCCAATTGGTTGAGCAATGTGCCTATAGATTGACGTCACCAGGCTTAGGTAAAGAGGTTGGCGCATCTCTTGGAAACAATAGGCTAATGTTTCAGGGATTATTTATGGCGCCTCATGTAGTGTCGGAGAGCCTTAAAGGAGCAGTATTTTGTGCTGCACTAATGAAACTAGCAGGCTTTGAAATATTACCGTCACTTGAGGCAAAAAGAAGTGACATAATACAGGCAGTCAAGTTTAATAATGCAGATAGCTTAATTGCCTTTTGTCAGGGGATTCAAAAGGGCTCTCCTGTTGATTCCTATGTAACACCTCAGCCGTGGGACATGCCAGGTTACGATTCACAGGTTATTATGGCGGCAGGTGCCTTTGTTCAAGGCTCTTCAATAGAATTAAGTGCAGATGCGCCAATTAAAGAGCCTTATATCGCATACATGCAGGGTGGATTAGTATATGAGCATGTCAAATTGGGAAACATGATAGCATTACAGAAGCTAATTAATCAAGGAATGGTAAAATAGATTTTATTTTAGGAGGCAAGCAAATGAAGGGTGTATTCAAAAAGCAGAGTGTTAAAATAGGTACACTTATTTTGATAGTGTTTTTATTGATATACCTTCCAGCATTGCTCTATATTGTTAATAGTAATGGCGTTAAAACAGATTTACTGAGAATTGGAACAATAGAAGAAATACAAAATATAGATGGTGTTTTTGTGCGAAATGAAGAGGTTATTAATTCACCAGATACAGGTAGCTGCGTTATGGA
This region includes:
- a CDS encoding aminotransferase class I/II-fold pyridoxal phosphate-dependent enzyme, which produces MNSSTIEYLKKNFEIDDKVIEMAEQAEKDAKLVFERIDEIKQINQLKVIKAMQDNKLSDSHFNGTTGYGYDDRGRDVLDSVYADVFCAEDALVRHHIVSGTQALALCLFGNLRPGDELVAVTGKPYDTLEEVIGIRGENCGSLKEFGVTYKQVNLMPDGKPNLEQIKATVSPKTKMAMIQRSRGYSWRDALCIEDIKNIVDTIKAINTDIIIMVDNCYGEFVEEVEPTQVGADIIAGSLIKNPGGGLAVTGGYIAGKRQLVEQCAYRLTSPGLGKEVGASLGNNRLMFQGLFMAPHVVSESLKGAVFCAALMKLAGFEILPSLEAKRSDIIQAVKFNNADSLIAFCQGIQKGSPVDSYVTPQPWDMPGYDSQVIMAAGAFVQGSSIELSADAPIKEPYIAYMQGGLVYEHVKLGNMIALQKLINQGMVK